The Litchfieldia alkalitelluris genome has a window encoding:
- the rpsN gene encoding 30S ribosomal protein S14 has protein sequence MAKKSKVVKELKRQKLVEQYAEIRKELKAKGDYLALSKLPRDSAPSRLHNRCLVTGRPRGYLRKFKMSRIAFRELAHKGQIPGVKKASW, from the coding sequence ATGGCAAAGAAGTCAAAAGTAGTAAAAGAACTAAAGAGACAAAAGCTAGTGGAACAATATGCAGAAATTAGAAAAGAACTTAAAGCAAAAGGGGATTATTTAGCTTTAAGTAAACTCCCAAGGGATTCAGCACCTTCTCGTCTTCACAATCGCTGTTTAGTAACCGGTAGACCAAGAGGTTATCTGAGAAAGTTTAAAATGTCACGAATTGCTTTTCGTGAACTTGCACATAAGGGGCAGATTCCGGGCGTAAAGAAAGCTAGCTGGTAA
- the nikB gene encoding nickel ABC transporter permease, which translates to MLKIVARKFFEVVLFVLFITFVSFSFVRLAPGDPVLTILNVDELAVSQEQIEALREDMGFNEPLLVQYGLWLLKFIQFDFGVSYVTGQPVLDMILIGLPATIEIAVGSLVVMLMVSIPLGSLSALYRNSWIDQMSRGLSILGAAIPSFWLGLILIDLFGARLNILPTMGRDGFASLILPSLTLGLAISSVYVRLLRSSLLDSLSQEFIRAGRARGLSETRIFFAHALRHSLPPVITVFGVSLGSLIGGVVVIEVLFAYPGIGKLVVDAIRQRDYPFIQGYIFIMAIVVFLVNTVVDISYRYLNPEMKLKERKTN; encoded by the coding sequence ATGCTCAAAATTGTAGCGAGGAAATTCTTTGAAGTGGTATTGTTTGTATTATTTATTACCTTTGTTAGCTTTTCTTTTGTTCGACTAGCACCTGGCGATCCTGTATTGACAATTTTAAATGTAGATGAGCTAGCTGTTAGTCAGGAACAAATAGAAGCGCTAAGAGAGGACATGGGGTTTAATGAACCTTTACTTGTCCAGTATGGATTATGGTTATTGAAATTTATTCAATTCGATTTCGGGGTGTCTTATGTCACAGGGCAACCCGTTTTGGATATGATCCTAATAGGATTACCTGCCACAATAGAGATAGCCGTCGGTTCATTAGTTGTCATGTTAATGGTATCAATACCATTAGGGTCATTATCTGCTTTGTATCGGAATAGCTGGATTGATCAAATGAGTAGAGGTTTATCAATTCTTGGTGCAGCTATCCCAAGTTTTTGGCTTGGTCTAATCTTAATTGATTTATTCGGTGCACGTCTAAATATACTTCCGACCATGGGAAGAGATGGATTTGCTTCATTGATTTTGCCATCATTGACCCTTGGTTTGGCTATTTCAAGCGTATATGTGCGTTTGCTGCGTTCGAGTTTATTAGATTCTCTGAGCCAGGAATTTATTAGAGCAGGTAGAGCCCGTGGATTATCAGAAACAAGGATTTTCTTCGCCCATGCACTTAGACACAGTCTCCCTCCAGTGATAACTGTATTTGGTGTCAGTTTAGGAAGCTTAATTGGTGGTGTAGTGGTGATTGAAGTGTTATTTGCGTATCCAGGGATAGGCAAGTTAGTTGTTGATGCAATCCGTCAACGTGATTACCCATTCATTCAGGGGTATATTTTTATCATGGCCATTGTTGTATTCCTAGTAAATACAGTTGTGGACATATCTTACCGATATTTAAATCCTGAAATGAAACTGAAAGAAAGGAAGACTAACTAA
- the nikA gene encoding nickel ABC transporter substrate-binding protein, with the protein MKNSSIKAKYIGVSFRKWAFFLVCVILLSACTQSPETTESGKEKHVSFLYNFSTNSLDPHVDSSYVPLRAGITETLVQLDEENLTIAPWLAESWEGEDGQHWTINLRTDVTFHNGNKMDAQSVKASLDRALKESIAIQNALKIDKIEAEGYTLKITTKEVFPEFVSELVNPNVSIIDVSETDFVNKPIGTGPFILESFAPGSKLELKRYDDYWDGASNLDSVTFAFNEDANARTLALKSGQVDIVYRPEVESLEALKSQEGMKVEATETFRVHQMTMNMERKSLQDVNVRRAVDALIDRQKIVDTILLGYGEPAVGPFAPSLPFAPTYEQSENTGKDMAVQYLEEAGYTLKDGKMQKDGEQLSFTLLTYSARADLPLIAQVFQSDAKQLGIEVELRQIDTPEEYMASNRDWDLATYSNLTAPRGDAGYYLNATYHPTGALNFSGTEDPQLTTIIDQLNQTVSQEERAILAEQAADYVHENVINSFVLHPSTIVAYDENKVDNWVTSRSEYYMITNELDVK; encoded by the coding sequence ATGAAAAACAGTAGTATAAAAGCAAAATATATAGGAGTTAGCTTTAGAAAATGGGCTTTCTTTTTGGTATGTGTCATCTTGTTAAGTGCGTGTACTCAGTCACCGGAAACTACAGAAAGTGGAAAAGAAAAGCACGTAAGTTTTCTTTATAATTTCTCAACTAATTCTCTAGATCCTCATGTGGATTCAAGCTACGTTCCATTAAGAGCAGGAATCACGGAAACATTAGTTCAATTAGACGAAGAAAATTTAACGATTGCACCTTGGTTAGCAGAAAGCTGGGAAGGGGAAGACGGGCAACATTGGACCATTAACCTTCGTACAGATGTTACTTTCCATAACGGTAATAAAATGGATGCACAGTCAGTAAAAGCGTCCCTCGATCGAGCATTAAAAGAGAGTATCGCTATTCAAAATGCCTTGAAGATAGATAAAATTGAAGCAGAAGGTTATACCTTAAAGATCACCACCAAAGAAGTATTTCCAGAGTTTGTTTCTGAACTTGTGAATCCAAATGTATCGATTATTGATGTATCAGAGACTGATTTTGTTAATAAACCAATAGGAACTGGCCCATTTATACTTGAATCCTTTGCACCAGGAAGTAAGCTGGAACTAAAGCGTTATGATGATTACTGGGATGGAGCCTCTAATTTGGATTCAGTGACATTTGCTTTTAATGAAGATGCAAATGCTCGAACACTCGCTCTTAAATCTGGGCAAGTTGATATCGTTTATCGTCCAGAGGTTGAAAGTTTAGAAGCGTTAAAGTCTCAAGAGGGCATGAAGGTTGAAGCAACAGAGACGTTCCGAGTACATCAAATGACGATGAATATGGAACGTAAAAGCTTACAGGATGTTAATGTTCGCCGAGCTGTTGATGCTTTAATAGATCGTCAAAAGATTGTTGATACGATTCTTTTAGGATATGGAGAACCAGCAGTCGGTCCTTTTGCACCATCCTTACCATTTGCACCAACTTATGAACAAAGTGAAAATACAGGAAAAGATATGGCGGTTCAATATTTAGAGGAAGCGGGCTACACACTTAAGGATGGAAAAATGCAAAAAGACGGAGAACAACTTTCATTTACTCTCTTAACTTATAGTGCAAGGGCAGATCTACCTTTAATTGCTCAAGTGTTTCAATCAGATGCAAAACAACTTGGTATAGAAGTAGAACTTCGTCAAATTGATACTCCAGAAGAATATATGGCATCAAATCGTGATTGGGATTTAGCGACATATAGTAATTTAACAGCTCCTCGTGGGGATGCCGGCTACTACTTAAATGCAACATATCACCCAACTGGTGCACTCAACTTTAGCGGCACTGAAGATCCTCAATTGACTACAATTATTGATCAATTAAATCAAACCGTTAGTCAAGAAGAACGAGCTATACTTGCTGAGCAGGCTGCCGATTATGTACATGAAAATGTGATCAATTCATTTGTCCTTCATCCATCTACGATTGTGGCTTATGATGAAAATAAAGTGGACAATTGGGTAACTAGCAGAAGCGAATATTACATGATTACAAACGAGCTGGATGTGAAGTAA
- a CDS encoding YgzB family protein codes for MAKKYSSKINKIRTFALSLIFVGFAVMYGGLFFRNHPLVMTLFMLFGLLFIIASTGVYFWIGLLSTRTVQVTCPNCQKQTKILGRVDMCMYCNEPLTLDPALEGREFNEKYNRKNT; via the coding sequence ATGGCAAAAAAATATTCAAGTAAAATAAATAAAATTCGTACATTTGCATTAAGTCTCATTTTTGTTGGGTTTGCAGTCATGTATGGTGGACTATTTTTTAGAAATCATCCCCTTGTTATGACGTTATTTATGCTATTTGGTTTACTGTTCATCATAGCAAGTACTGGCGTTTATTTCTGGATAGGTCTTTTATCAACTAGAACCGTTCAGGTTACATGCCCAAATTGTCAAAAACAAACAAAAATACTTGGGCGAGTCGATATGTGTATGTATTGTAATGAACCTTTAACACTTGATCCTGCTTTGGAAGGAAGAGAGTTTAATGAAAAGTACAATCGAAAAAATACCTAA
- the perR gene encoding peroxide-responsive transcriptional repressor PerR, producing the protein MSHNELKDALDTLKETGVRITPQRHAILEYLINAMAHPTADDIYKALEGKFPNMSVATVYNNLRVFREVGLVKELNYGDASSRFDYITTDHYHVICESCGKMVDFHYPGLNEVEALAAHVTGFKVSHHRMEIYGECQDCQKKDAH; encoded by the coding sequence GTGTCACATAATGAGTTGAAGGATGCGCTTGATACGTTGAAAGAAACGGGAGTTCGAATCACTCCACAACGTCATGCGATTTTAGAGTACCTTATAAATGCAATGGCCCATCCTACTGCTGATGATATATATAAAGCATTGGAAGGGAAATTCCCGAATATGAGCGTAGCAACGGTTTACAATAATTTAAGGGTTTTTCGAGAAGTAGGGCTTGTGAAAGAGTTAAATTATGGCGATGCATCTAGTCGTTTTGATTATATTACTACGGATCATTATCATGTTATTTGTGAATCATGTGGAAAAATGGTCGATTTTCATTATCCGGGATTAAATGAAGTAGAGGCTCTAGCAGCGCATGTGACCGGTTTTAAAGTAAGTCATCATCGTATGGAGATATATGGTGAATGCCAAGATTGTCAAAAAAAAGATGCACATTAA
- a CDS encoding GTP-binding protein, whose product MKKIPVTVLSGYLGSGKTTLLNHVLHNKENLKVAVIVNDMSEVNIDASMVKKGGFGRTEERLVEMQNGCICCTLREDLIIEVERLVKEGDIDYILIESSGISEPVPVAQTFTYFDEGLGINLSEYCQLDTMVTVVDANRFWHDFASGESLLDRKQVDDETDTREVVDLLIDQIEFANVIILNKIDLVSRESMEELRNVLQKLNPETKVVESAHSVVALSNILNTGLFDFEKASQAAGWIKELNEEHTPETEEYGISSFVYRSRRPFHPERWKVWLENWPEEVVRAKGFFWLPTRNNLTGMLSQAGTSIIFQAAGEWIAATSKEEQAKILEEEPELLERWDDEYGDRMNELVFIGIHMNKEELIASLDECLLTEEEMGEDWNKLDDPLPPFNIEELTI is encoded by the coding sequence ATGAAAAAGATACCAGTAACGGTTTTAAGTGGATACCTAGGTTCGGGAAAGACGACCTTGTTAAATCATGTTTTACATAACAAAGAAAATTTAAAGGTTGCTGTTATTGTAAATGACATGAGCGAGGTAAATATTGATGCTTCAATGGTGAAAAAAGGTGGATTTGGTCGCACCGAAGAAAGACTTGTTGAAATGCAGAATGGCTGTATTTGCTGTACGCTGCGCGAGGATTTAATCATTGAAGTGGAGCGTCTTGTTAAAGAGGGAGATATTGATTATATCTTAATCGAATCATCCGGAATTTCTGAGCCTGTACCTGTTGCACAAACATTTACATATTTCGATGAAGGATTAGGAATAAATCTGTCTGAGTATTGTCAACTTGATACTATGGTGACAGTGGTAGACGCGAACCGCTTTTGGCACGACTTTGCATCAGGAGAAAGTCTACTTGATAGAAAACAGGTGGATGACGAAACGGATACTAGGGAAGTGGTGGATTTACTCATTGATCAAATTGAATTTGCGAATGTCATTATTTTAAACAAAATTGATTTAGTTAGTCGAGAAAGTATGGAGGAATTGAGGAATGTACTGCAAAAGCTGAATCCAGAGACAAAGGTGGTTGAAAGTGCACATTCCGTTGTTGCTTTATCGAATATATTAAACACGGGTCTATTTGATTTTGAAAAAGCGAGTCAAGCAGCAGGCTGGATAAAAGAATTAAATGAAGAGCATACGCCAGAGACAGAAGAGTACGGTATCTCTTCCTTTGTTTATCGTAGTAGAAGACCATTTCATCCAGAAAGGTGGAAAGTGTGGTTAGAAAACTGGCCAGAAGAAGTAGTGCGTGCAAAGGGGTTCTTTTGGTTACCTACCCGAAACAATTTAACAGGTATGCTCTCACAGGCTGGAACTTCTATTATTTTTCAAGCGGCAGGAGAATGGATTGCTGCAACTTCTAAGGAGGAACAAGCAAAAATTCTTGAAGAGGAACCAGAATTATTGGAACGCTGGGATGATGAATATGGCGACCGAATGAATGAGTTAGTGTTTATTGGAATTCACATGAACAAAGAAGAGCTTATAGCAAGTCTTGATGAATGTTTATTAACAGAAGAGGAAATGGGTGAAGATTGGAATAAACTTGATGATCCACTTCCGCCTTTTAATATAGAAGAGTTGACGATATAA
- the nikC gene encoding nickel transporter permease, protein MTGLSMRLPKAKKHRFQAITAVLCVVFFLAVFIYTFLYLQHDSTLTNLDHRLLGSSLQHPLGTDQLGRDVLTRLLLGGQQTLGYSFMALMVALFIGVPIGIIAGYTRGLVDRVFMRIADGFLAFPDTIVAIVLSGLLGPGIGNLVLAIVLVKWVNYARLVRSTVLSESQKDYVMIARINGLSSRKIMRKHLFPHVVGHVLVLASLDLGKIILLISAFSYIGLGAQPPIPEWGAMLNDSRPYFGSRPELMIYPGLAIVGVVLVTNMLGDYLRDRFDVKKEVR, encoded by the coding sequence ATGACAGGTTTGTCAATGCGTTTGCCGAAGGCAAAAAAGCACAGATTCCAAGCGATAACAGCCGTATTATGTGTAGTCTTCTTTTTGGCCGTTTTCATATATACGTTTCTATATTTACAGCATGATTCAACATTAACAAATCTTGATCATCGTCTTCTTGGATCTAGCTTACAGCATCCACTCGGAACGGATCAACTTGGACGAGATGTGTTGACGAGGTTATTATTAGGGGGTCAACAGACGCTTGGTTATAGTTTTATGGCCTTGATGGTAGCTCTTTTTATTGGAGTTCCTATTGGAATTATTGCAGGATATACACGAGGACTTGTTGACCGGGTGTTTATGAGAATTGCTGATGGATTTTTAGCTTTTCCAGATACGATAGTGGCAATTGTTCTCAGTGGTTTACTAGGGCCTGGAATCGGTAATCTAGTGCTAGCAATTGTGCTGGTCAAATGGGTAAACTATGCTCGCCTTGTTCGTAGTACCGTATTATCAGAATCCCAAAAAGATTATGTCATGATTGCTCGTATCAACGGGCTATCTTCAAGAAAAATAATGCGTAAACATTTGTTTCCACATGTCGTTGGACATGTACTTGTTCTCGCAAGTCTTGACCTTGGAAAAATAATTTTACTTATTTCTGCATTTTCCTATATTGGACTAGGTGCGCAACCACCAATACCTGAATGGGGAGCAATGTTAAATGACTCACGACCTTATTTTGGATCTCGACCAGAATTAATGATCTATCCTGGTTTAGCGATTGTAGGTGTTGTGTTAGTCACAAATATGCTGGGCGATTATTTACGAGATCGGTTTGATGTAAAGAAAGAGGTAAGGTAA
- a CDS encoding ABC transporter ATP-binding protein gives MSLLSVKNLMKTFPGGKIAINNLSFELNKGECLGLVGESGCGKSTLARCLLRIESVDRGFIYFNDKAIEKLNERQLYPHRKKIQIVFQNPTASLNPKLKIKDSIIEPYEQYRKELTLSHFSYTSRDAFIKQLLDAVELPANIANQYPHELSGGQRQRVTIARSISIEPELIVLDEPTASLDVISQGAVLTLLTELRETLNLSYLFISHDLAAVKQMSQRIMVMKDGVIVDQFDREHLFSTERHLYTKELISIF, from the coding sequence ATGAGTTTACTTTCAGTTAAAAACTTAATGAAAACATTTCCCGGTGGAAAAATCGCAATAAATAATCTTTCGTTTGAACTGAATAAGGGAGAATGTTTAGGACTTGTAGGTGAAAGTGGCTGTGGTAAAAGTACGTTAGCTCGGTGCTTGCTGAGAATTGAATCGGTGGATCGCGGTTTTATTTATTTTAATGATAAAGCCATTGAAAAGTTGAATGAGCGTCAGTTATACCCTCATCGGAAAAAAATTCAAATTGTATTCCAAAATCCTACAGCATCTTTAAATCCAAAGCTTAAAATAAAAGATTCGATCATTGAACCCTACGAACAATATAGAAAAGAACTAACTCTTAGTCATTTTTCCTATACTTCAAGAGACGCATTTATTAAACAACTGCTTGATGCGGTTGAACTACCGGCAAATATAGCGAATCAATATCCGCATGAATTAAGTGGAGGACAACGTCAACGTGTAACAATTGCACGTTCTATCAGTATTGAACCCGAACTTATCGTTCTAGATGAGCCGACCGCAAGCCTAGATGTGATTTCCCAGGGGGCGGTGCTCACTCTTTTAACAGAGCTTCGCGAAACCTTAAATCTTTCTTATTTGTTTATTTCACATGACCTTGCTGCAGTGAAGCAAATGAGCCAAAGAATCATGGTCATGAAAGATGGGGTAATTGTTGATCAGTTCGATCGAGAACATCTTTTTAGTACTGAGCGCCATCTATATACAAAAGAACTGATATCTATTTTTTAG
- a CDS encoding ABC transporter ATP-binding protein has protein sequence MILSMEQVSIGTREKTIVDNVSLSIRAGEWYALVGQSGSGKSLLSQAIGRMLSPNLHVEGKIMFKDKDLLSLSQKEIRTIRGQKLSYIFQDYQGSFTPFRTIGQHFQEYQKAHGNRDSKSRRAKAVEALESVGLDETLYNRYPFQLSGGQLQRVSIAIALLLSPDLLIADEITTALDSVSGHRVLELLAKLQKETGCTILFITHDWRHVRRYATRLAVMKEGKIVESGGKHRILDHPQHEYTKQLIQAAPVLQRGLASGLDEVGSV, from the coding sequence ATGATATTATCGATGGAGCAAGTATCAATTGGCACTAGAGAAAAGACCATCGTTGACAACGTGTCGCTCTCTATTCGTGCAGGTGAATGGTATGCATTAGTTGGTCAAAGCGGGAGTGGAAAAAGTCTTCTCTCACAGGCGATTGGGCGTATGCTTTCACCCAATTTGCACGTGGAGGGTAAGATCATGTTTAAAGATAAAGACTTACTATCCTTATCCCAAAAAGAAATAAGGACAATTCGTGGCCAAAAGCTTTCTTATATTTTTCAAGATTATCAGGGATCTTTTACTCCATTTCGAACAATTGGCCAGCATTTTCAAGAATACCAGAAGGCACACGGGAACAGGGATTCGAAAAGTAGAAGAGCAAAGGCAGTTGAAGCACTTGAATCAGTTGGTTTAGATGAAACCTTATACAATAGATATCCTTTTCAGTTGAGTGGAGGACAGCTTCAGCGTGTTTCCATCGCTATCGCACTTTTATTATCGCCGGACTTATTAATCGCTGATGAAATTACCACTGCTCTTGATAGTGTATCAGGGCATAGGGTGCTAGAATTACTTGCCAAGCTACAAAAAGAAACAGGGTGTACCATTCTGTTCATTACCCATGATTGGCGTCATGTTAGACGCTATGCGACGCGATTAGCAGTCATGAAGGAAGGGAAAATTGTTGAATCGGGTGGAAAACACCGAATACTAGATCATCCGCAACACGAATATACGAAACAGTTAATACAGGCAGCACCGGTATTACAACGAGGGCTAGCATCAGGGTTAGATGAGGTGGGAAGTGTATGA
- a CDS encoding NAD(P)/FAD-dependent oxidoreductase: protein MFDWLVIGGGIHGCTISNFLIQHGIVQNEKLCIVDPHSEPMARWKRNTEKISMSFLRSPSVHHIDVHPFSLQQFGKISNLHNQFYGMYKRPSLQLFNDHCDQIIYDTNLKKSWYQGIVGKVRKGKDGWDVTLENGNMIQSKNVVIAISINEQLYIPDWAKNLASASPQRVRHIFDDNLKDLKEIKPPIAIIGGGITAAHLAIKMAGEFPGEVTLIKRHPFRIHDFDSDPGWLGLKRQGPFRMVKNYTSRREQIVKARLKGSVPTDVLRKVKGLVDKQKLRVVDGEVNSYTNDQEYVSLHVSSESYQVQHVLLATGFIPTRPGNWVEQLIEEENLTCANCGYPIVNRDLQWCPHLYVMGPLAELEIGPIARNISGARQAAEKIVSSL from the coding sequence TTGTTTGATTGGTTAGTTATCGGAGGAGGAATTCATGGTTGCACCATTTCTAACTTTTTAATTCAACATGGTATAGTCCAAAATGAAAAGCTTTGCATCGTTGACCCCCATTCAGAGCCTATGGCTAGATGGAAACGAAATACGGAAAAAATAAGCATGTCATTTCTTCGCTCTCCTTCCGTTCATCATATTGATGTTCATCCATTTAGTTTGCAGCAATTTGGAAAGATATCCAATCTACATAACCAATTTTATGGAATGTATAAACGTCCATCGCTTCAATTGTTTAACGATCATTGTGATCAAATTATATATGATACCAATTTAAAGAAAAGCTGGTATCAAGGTATAGTTGGAAAAGTTCGAAAAGGTAAAGATGGATGGGATGTTACGCTGGAAAATGGAAATATGATTCAGTCGAAAAACGTTGTCATTGCTATTAGTATAAATGAGCAACTATATATCCCTGATTGGGCAAAAAATCTTGCTTCCGCTTCTCCACAACGAGTTCGCCATATATTTGATGATAACCTAAAGGATTTAAAAGAGATAAAACCACCGATAGCAATTATTGGAGGAGGGATTACGGCTGCTCACCTTGCAATTAAGATGGCAGGAGAATTTCCTGGTGAAGTCACTCTAATCAAACGCCATCCATTTCGGATTCACGACTTTGATAGTGATCCTGGTTGGTTAGGATTAAAACGACAAGGTCCTTTTCGTATGGTGAAGAATTATACGAGTCGTCGTGAACAAATAGTAAAAGCCAGATTAAAAGGTTCTGTACCGACGGACGTCTTACGTAAGGTAAAGGGACTGGTAGATAAGCAAAAGCTACGTGTGGTTGACGGGGAGGTAAACTCTTATACCAATGATCAGGAATATGTCAGTCTTCACGTTAGCTCGGAGTCGTACCAAGTCCAACATGTTTTACTAGCTACAGGTTTTATACCAACAAGACCTGGCAATTGGGTGGAGCAATTGATTGAAGAGGAAAATTTAACGTGTGCCAATTGCGGCTATCCGATTGTAAATAGAGACCTCCAATGGTGTCCTCATCTGTATGTGATGGGACCATTAGCAGAGTTGGAAATAGGACCTATTGCAAGAAATATTTCTGGCGCAAGACAGGCCGCAGAAAAAATTGTTTCCAGTTTATAA
- a CDS encoding nucleotidyltransferase-like protein, whose product MENRLRPIYQERASHPNTLGIVIVEKKLNTFPVTDNFDAILLVIVKESTPSLSIKHYDYENSKASLYTVAEAQLKEWLFMGSNRKVIEWILNGKAIFDRNEYINNLKDELKEFPQHQRKIKMGIEFGKLIRRYQDGKAFFEIGHYLDAYNNVIHALHHLARLAVIESGLHPEVIVWPQVRQIDPSIYKLYEELVESEETLGKRLELLFLASEFLIHTRAKQGGQHLLEVLGNKDDSWTFGEILGHPDLSYYQVDLELMLEFLVEKHLIEIEKVPTKGKDIFHRNYIVK is encoded by the coding sequence ATGGAAAATAGACTTCGTCCAATTTATCAAGAAAGAGCCAGTCATCCGAATACGTTAGGAATAGTAATAGTAGAAAAGAAATTAAATACCTTTCCGGTAACTGATAACTTTGACGCGATTTTATTAGTTATCGTTAAAGAATCAACTCCGTCTTTATCGATTAAGCATTATGATTACGAGAATAGCAAAGCGAGTTTATATACGGTTGCAGAAGCTCAGTTGAAAGAGTGGCTGTTCATGGGTTCTAATCGGAAGGTCATTGAATGGATCCTTAATGGGAAGGCCATATTTGATAGAAATGAATATATTAATAATTTGAAGGATGAACTCAAAGAATTTCCCCAGCATCAACGTAAGATCAAGATGGGGATTGAATTTGGAAAATTAATTAGGAGGTACCAGGATGGTAAAGCCTTCTTTGAAATCGGTCATTACCTAGATGCGTATAATAATGTGATTCATGCCCTTCATCACTTAGCACGTCTAGCTGTCATTGAAAGTGGACTTCATCCTGAAGTAATTGTTTGGCCTCAAGTAAGGCAGATTGATCCTTCAATTTATAAATTGTATGAAGAATTAGTTGAAAGTGAAGAAACCCTAGGTAAGAGACTAGAGTTACTCTTCCTTGCGAGTGAATTTTTAATACATACACGTGCGAAGCAAGGTGGGCAGCATTTACTTGAGGTTTTAGGTAATAAGGATGATTCATGGACCTTTGGAGAAATTTTAGGTCACCCTGATTTAAGTTATTATCAAGTAGATCTTGAGCTGATGTTAGAATTTTTGGTTGAGAAGCATTTAATAGAGATAGAAAAAGTTCCTACTAAGGGGAAAGATATATTTCATAGAAATTATATTGTTAAGTGA
- a CDS encoding metal ABC transporter solute-binding protein, Zn/Mn family, which produces MTELIKKLSLFTFLTSLIVLTACSSTNTETNQESTSDKLQIYTTIYPLQYFTERIGGDYVSTENLVPPGADAHNVEITTKKMVDVAEGDAFIYTGTEIVGFADSIIKSLSKEDVAIVNSTMNVSFIAAKDAHHEHDDHSGENQSEEKVGDHDESNEHADHEDHEGHAHTFDTDPHVWLDPLRSIVIAENIKNALVDMKPGQKQEFEENFSILKIELEDLHKEFKNVVDQSKSKTFVVSHSAYGYWEDLYGLKQVGISGLSPTNEPSQKQLSSIIDLVQENELKYVFFEQNLQNKVAEIVKNETGTEALTLHNLEAITDENIKNHEDYFDIMKKNIQALKLALN; this is translated from the coding sequence GTGACAGAATTGATAAAAAAGTTAAGTTTATTTACTTTTCTTACTAGTTTAATTGTACTAACAGCATGTTCTAGTACTAACACCGAAACTAATCAGGAAAGCACTAGTGACAAACTCCAAATCTATACAACTATTTATCCATTACAATATTTTACGGAGAGAATTGGTGGAGATTATGTTTCAACGGAGAATTTAGTGCCTCCTGGTGCAGATGCTCATAATGTCGAAATTACAACTAAAAAAATGGTGGATGTAGCAGAAGGTGATGCCTTCATTTATACCGGAACTGAGATAGTAGGATTTGCAGATTCAATTATAAAATCCCTCTCGAAGGAAGATGTAGCTATTGTAAACTCCACAATGAATGTTTCATTTATTGCAGCAAAGGACGCACATCATGAACATGATGACCATAGTGGGGAAAATCAGAGTGAAGAAAAGGTAGGAGATCATGACGAATCCAATGAACACGCGGATCATGAAGACCATGAAGGTCATGCGCACACCTTTGACACTGATCCTCATGTATGGTTAGATCCGTTACGTTCCATTGTGATCGCTGAAAATATAAAAAATGCGTTAGTTGATATGAAGCCTGGACAGAAACAAGAATTTGAAGAGAATTTCTCTATTTTAAAGATTGAATTAGAGGATTTACATAAAGAGTTTAAGAATGTGGTAGACCAATCAAAATCAAAAACCTTTGTTGTTTCCCACTCTGCTTATGGATATTGGGAGGATCTTTATGGATTAAAACAAGTTGGGATTAGTGGTCTTTCCCCTACTAATGAACCCTCACAGAAACAGTTATCATCAATCATTGACCTTGTTCAGGAAAATGAATTAAAGTATGTCTTTTTTGAACAGAATTTACAGAATAAAGTTGCAGAGATTGTAAAAAATGAAACGGGCACTGAAGCTCTTACACTTCACAACCTTGAAGCCATTACAGATGAGAATATAAAAAATCATGAAGACTATTTTGACATTATGAAAAAGAACATTCAAGCTTTGAAACTAGCACTTAATTGA